In Dolichospermum flos-aquae CCAP 1403/13F, the following proteins share a genomic window:
- a CDS encoding DUF760 domain-containing protein, with translation MSNKSNRVSEFFNSESETSNLLWQYVKSLSPETVNQLSKPTSTEVLQVMERNIIGLLGNLPSEQFGITISTNRENLGRLLASAMISGYFLRNAEQRMGFDTVMQSTETNNSEVD, from the coding sequence GTGAGTAACAAATCTAATCGAGTATCAGAATTTTTTAATAGTGAGTCGGAAACAAGTAATTTATTATGGCAATACGTTAAATCATTAAGTCCAGAAACAGTTAACCAATTATCTAAACCTACTTCTACGGAAGTTTTGCAGGTAATGGAACGGAATATTATCGGACTTTTAGGAAATTTACCTTCTGAACAGTTCGGGATTACTATTTCTACTAATCGGGAAAATTTGGGTCGCTTATTGGCATCTGCGATGATTAGTGGTTATTTTTTGCGAAATGCAGAACAAAGAATGGGTTTTGATACGGTTATGCAAAGCACAGAAACTAATAATAGCGAAGTTGATTAA
- the rfbD gene encoding dTDP-4-dehydrorhamnose reductase, which yields MSKSILLIGSNGQVGTELQHTLASNYKVIALARPEIDLTHPDKLRQIIRETQPEIIINAAAYTAVDKAESEPENAHLINTIAPQIIAEESQKLGSFLIHLSTDYVFNGNSHYPYRETDSTNPLSVYGQTKLAGEIAIQQNCPHHIILRTAWVYGTYGKSNFVKTMLRVGQERSEVRVVADQIGSPTWAQDIASTITQIIPQLTSENAGIYHYTNSGVASWYDFAIAIFEEAEKLRFPLKIANIIPITTPEYPTPAKRPAYSVLACEKISQILGTYPPHWRQELRLMLKELQGKSL from the coding sequence ATGAGTAAATCAATATTACTAATAGGTAGTAACGGACAAGTTGGTACAGAACTACAACATACCCTAGCATCCAACTACAAAGTTATTGCCCTTGCCCGTCCAGAAATAGACTTAACTCACCCTGACAAATTACGCCAAATTATCAGAGAAACCCAACCCGAAATAATTATCAATGCCGCTGCTTATACCGCAGTAGATAAAGCCGAAAGTGAACCAGAAAATGCTCACCTGATCAATACTATAGCCCCGCAAATTATCGCTGAAGAAAGTCAGAAATTAGGAAGTTTCTTAATTCATCTTTCCACCGATTATGTATTTAATGGTAATAGTCATTATCCCTATCGAGAAACAGATAGTACCAATCCATTGAGTGTATATGGACAAACAAAATTAGCAGGAGAGATAGCAATTCAACAAAATTGTCCCCACCACATAATTTTGCGGACAGCTTGGGTTTATGGAACTTATGGAAAAAGTAACTTCGTAAAAACCATGTTACGAGTTGGTCAAGAAAGATCAGAAGTTAGAGTAGTTGCCGATCAAATTGGTAGTCCTACTTGGGCGCAAGATATAGCTTCAACAATTACCCAAATTATCCCCCAATTAACCTCAGAAAATGCGGGAATTTATCACTATACAAATAGTGGTGTAGCCAGTTGGTATGACTTTGCCATAGCAATCTTTGAAGAAGCAGAAAAACTCCGTTTCCCCCTGAAGATTGCCAATATTATTCCCATTACTACCCCCGAATATCCCACACCCGCAAAACGTCCTGCTTATTCTGTCTTAGCTTGTGAGAAAATATCTCAAATCTTAGGAACTTATCCTCCTCATTGGCGACAAGAACTAAGATTAATGTTAAAAGAATTACAAGGAAAATCTCTATGA
- a CDS encoding DICT sensory domain-containing protein: MLQGSILQQLEASHRHSARPIHFGVYYKNTLVSLCHALEDHILTKDNDPLVITAFQQGKWYLEEAQRYADIAQHSRAIVIMAAADAGFAEHPTGQLPNIDLVGLATDDPVAQEWHLMILAPDYTAMVICQELSEADYGKDGLPTCDLERKFYGLWTFEPELVEETAELAIAHIKDYHPELALKLSQYKQAIHPAICPGEEVATVVSRVVDYLKTGQGNLPILTASHQKFLDRNLVSNEIQAFLRMAQLIDLADSRNPVAASEVASIVETMGQLLDLPAWQIKRLRLAALLHRLDPLQKAESLISPSHITTAYQEQSPSCPLACPLVPAAQALRIMPRLRAIAQIITHQSEWWNGAGEPAGLAGDDIPLESRILSLVAEFQLQVNQYKYSSKGGAEIFSQALDQCRKQQSTRFDPKLVDTLGLLVMGLQQGLDLPIMTPKVSSGLWLLDSRWDTDSKSSEQISVYSK, from the coding sequence ATGTTACAAGGTTCAATTCTTCAACAGTTAGAAGCATCTCACCGCCATAGTGCTAGACCTATTCATTTTGGCGTGTACTATAAAAATACCTTAGTGTCTCTCTGCCATGCCTTGGAAGATCATATTTTAACGAAAGATAATGATCCTTTGGTGATTACGGCTTTCCAGCAGGGTAAATGGTATCTGGAAGAGGCTCAAAGATACGCAGATATCGCGCAACACAGCCGGGCAATTGTGATTATGGCGGCGGCTGATGCTGGTTTTGCCGAACATCCTACTGGTCAATTACCTAATATTGATTTGGTGGGATTAGCTACAGATGATCCTGTGGCGCAGGAGTGGCATTTGATGATTTTAGCTCCTGACTACACAGCTATGGTAATTTGTCAAGAGTTATCTGAAGCTGACTATGGGAAGGATGGTTTGCCAACTTGCGATTTAGAGCGTAAATTCTACGGTTTATGGACATTTGAACCGGAATTAGTGGAAGAAACCGCAGAGTTAGCGATCGCTCATATCAAAGACTATCATCCTGAACTAGCACTCAAACTAAGTCAATATAAACAAGCAATTCACCCAGCTATCTGTCCAGGAGAAGAAGTAGCTACCGTTGTCTCTCGTGTTGTTGATTACCTCAAAACCGGACAAGGTAACTTACCTATTCTCACAGCATCTCACCAAAAATTTCTAGATCGTAACTTGGTATCTAACGAAATTCAGGCATTTTTGCGGATGGCACAGTTGATTGATCTAGCAGATAGCCGCAATCCTGTAGCCGCATCAGAAGTAGCATCTATTGTTGAAACAATGGGGCAATTATTAGATTTACCCGCATGGCAAATTAAAAGATTACGCCTAGCTGCTTTGTTGCATCGCTTAGACCCACTGCAAAAAGCCGAAAGCCTGATTAGTCCCAGTCATATAACAACAGCTTATCAAGAACAATCTCCTAGTTGTCCTCTGGCTTGTCCCCTCGTCCCAGCAGCGCAAGCATTACGAATCATGCCAAGACTACGGGCTATAGCTCAAATTATCACCCACCAAAGCGAATGGTGGAATGGTGCAGGCGAACCCGCCGGTTTAGCTGGTGATGATATTCCTTTAGAATCAAGAATTTTATCATTGGTTGCAGAATTTCAGCTACAAGTTAACCAGTATAAATACTCTAGCAAAGGGGGAGCAGAGATATTTTCTCAAGCCTTAGATCAGTGTCGAAAACAACAATCTACCCGCTTTGATCCTAAACTTGTAGATACATTAGGTTTATTAGTAATGGGTTTACAACAGGGGCTTGATTTACCGATAATGACACCCAAGGTCAGCAGCGGTTTATGGTTACTTGACTCCCGTTGGGATACCGACAGCAAAAGTAGTGAGCAGATTTCAGTGTACAGCAAATGA
- a CDS encoding DUF6918 family protein produces MGLNEELMNSGHKDLIVQDCCTMIDAQLASKSGISGMAMKAAFAALKGIQPGYITNVVESLLPVCLTAIDPIWSAGVQQGKPVEYLTANSNQTANALLGVTDARVKNTKRQLVRGTYEKFRNSAEKHVQEAVPDFAQVIGKYVNN; encoded by the coding sequence ATGGGACTGAATGAAGAATTAATGAATTCTGGTCATAAGGACTTGATTGTCCAAGACTGCTGCACCATGATAGACGCACAACTGGCATCTAAGTCAGGCATAAGCGGCATGGCCATGAAAGCCGCCTTTGCTGCACTCAAGGGAATTCAACCGGGTTATATCACCAATGTGGTTGAGTCCCTCCTACCGGTTTGCTTAACTGCAATTGATCCCATTTGGAGTGCAGGAGTGCAACAGGGTAAACCGGTGGAATACCTCACAGCCAATAGTAATCAGACCGCAAATGCGCTGCTAGGTGTAACTGATGCCAGGGTTAAAAATACCAAACGCCAACTGGTGCGAGGAACTTACGAAAAATTCCGTAATTCCGCAGAAAAACACGTGCAAGAGGCAGTACCAGATTTTGCTCAGGTGATTGGTAAGTATGTTAATAACTAA
- a CDS encoding peroxiredoxin family protein, with translation MLTSTDFTGLFNERFFHNFLPIPALDNFRLGIGTPDFKLSDITNNTVVKLSDFRGKQPVIIAFTRIFTEKQYCPFCYPHIQALNENYEQFKNRGIEILLITSTDKKQSQIIVQDLGLKMPLLSDSSCHTFRTYRTGQALGAPLPAQFILDKDGKMLYRHLFSFLDHNASVETLLESEFYFR, from the coding sequence ATGTTGACTTCAACTGATTTTACTGGCTTATTTAACGAGCGATTTTTCCATAATTTTCTCCCTATACCCGCGTTAGATAATTTCAGATTGGGTATAGGCACACCAGATTTTAAATTATCAGATATTACTAACAATACTGTTGTTAAGCTATCTGATTTTCGAGGTAAACAACCTGTAATAATTGCCTTTACCAGAATTTTTACCGAAAAGCAATATTGCCCATTTTGTTATCCCCATATTCAAGCCTTAAATGAAAATTATGAACAGTTTAAAAATCGGGGAATTGAAATTCTATTAATTACTAGCACCGACAAAAAGCAAAGTCAAATAATAGTTCAAGACTTGGGCTTAAAAATGCCATTATTGAGTGATTCCAGTTGCCATACATTTCGTACTTATAGAACTGGACAGGCATTAGGAGCGCCATTACCAGCACAATTTATCTTAGATAAAGATGGCAAAATGCTCTACAGACATTTATTTTCCTTCTTAGATCATAATGCCAGTGTAGAGACACTTCTAGAATCAGAATTTTATTTTAGATAA
- a CDS encoding glucose-1-phosphate thymidylyltransferase, with the protein MKALILSGGKGTRLRPLTYTGAKQLVPVANKPILWYGIEEMAAAGITDIGIIISPETGAEVKNKTGNGEKFGVNITYILQEKPAGLAQAVQVAQTFLGDSPFAMYLGDNLIQQGDLSSFLDKFTQQQPDALILLREVTNPSAFGVAKVDEKGKVLQLIEKPKVPPSNLALVGVYFFSPVIHDAISLIKPSARGELEITDAIQCLIDQEKEVLACNLDGWWLDTGKKDDLLEANRLILDTYLKKSILGDIDPKTQITGRVQIGTESKIINCTIRGPVVIGNNCYLENCFIGPYSSIADNSTLIETDLEHSVVLEGAKITGIQQRIIDSLIGQRAQLSIAPRRPKALRFLIGDDSQIELT; encoded by the coding sequence ATGAAAGCACTGATTTTATCCGGTGGAAAAGGGACAAGATTACGCCCCTTAACTTATACAGGAGCAAAACAACTTGTTCCAGTTGCCAACAAACCAATTTTATGGTACGGCATTGAAGAAATGGCTGCTGCGGGGATTACTGACATTGGTATTATTATCAGCCCAGAAACAGGGGCAGAAGTCAAGAATAAAACTGGAAATGGCGAAAAATTCGGTGTTAATATCACCTATATTTTACAAGAAAAGCCAGCAGGATTAGCTCAAGCTGTCCAAGTTGCCCAGACCTTTTTAGGAGATTCCCCATTTGCCATGTATTTGGGAGATAACCTGATTCAACAAGGAGATTTAAGTTCATTTTTAGATAAATTTACTCAACAACAACCAGATGCTTTGATTCTGTTACGTGAAGTCACAAATCCTAGTGCTTTTGGTGTGGCAAAGGTAGACGAAAAAGGCAAAGTATTACAGTTAATTGAAAAGCCAAAAGTTCCCCCGTCAAATTTAGCATTGGTAGGGGTTTATTTTTTTTCGCCAGTTATCCATGATGCGATTTCTTTGATTAAGCCTTCAGCTAGAGGAGAATTAGAAATTACTGATGCAATTCAATGTTTAATAGATCAAGAAAAAGAAGTTTTAGCTTGTAATCTTGACGGTTGGTGGTTAGACACAGGTAAAAAAGATGATTTATTAGAAGCTAACCGTCTCATTCTTGATACCTATTTGAAAAAATCAATTTTAGGCGATATTGATCCGAAAACTCAAATTACTGGCAGAGTGCAAATTGGGACTGAATCTAAAATCATCAACTGTACAATTCGCGGACCCGTGGTAATTGGTAATAATTGCTATTTAGAAAACTGTTTTATCGGTCCATATAGTAGTATTGCCGATAATTCAACACTCATAGAAACAGATTTAGAACACAGCGTGGTTTTAGAAGGTGCTAAAATTACTGGAATTCAGCAACGAATTATTGATAGTTTAATTGGACAACGCGCCCAGTTAAGTATTGCCCCCCGTCGTCCTAAAGCATTACGCTTTTTAATTGGTGATGATTCTCAAATTGAACTGACTTGA
- a CDS encoding YdcF family protein produces MKWKVKLAWFVFGIILVLVGIIPVKIAIAFHQVPVPQAILVLGGNGSRMEFAAQFWQSHRNLDIWVSDFESNLNYNRLIFEKFGVPNRQLRFDGTATDTVTNFTTLVNKFADSKLQHLYLITSDYHIRRSRAIATIVLGSQGIVVTPIAVPSLGDNSESLLRVMRDCGRSFLWIVTNRTGASFNPRIKATTFIHKQII; encoded by the coding sequence ATGAAATGGAAGGTTAAATTAGCTTGGTTTGTTTTCGGGATCATATTGGTGTTAGTGGGCATAATTCCTGTGAAGATAGCGATAGCCTTTCACCAAGTTCCTGTACCCCAAGCAATTCTTGTATTGGGTGGTAATGGTAGTCGGATGGAATTTGCTGCCCAGTTCTGGCAATCTCACAGAAATTTAGATATTTGGGTTTCTGATTTTGAATCAAACTTAAATTATAATCGCCTGATTTTTGAAAAGTTTGGTGTTCCTAATCGGCAATTACGGTTTGATGGCACGGCGACGGATACAGTAACTAATTTCACAACACTGGTAAACAAATTTGCTGACAGTAAGTTACAGCATCTTTATTTAATTACATCGGATTATCATATCCGAAGATCAAGGGCTATCGCTACTATTGTCCTTGGTAGTCAAGGGATTGTGGTTACACCTATTGCTGTGCCGTCATTGGGTGACAATTCAGAATCTCTGCTGCGAGTCATGCGAGATTGTGGGCGATCTTTTTTGTGGATTGTGACTAATCGAACTGGAGCTAGTTTTAATCCTCGCATTAAAGCAACTACATTTATTCATAAACAAATTATATAG
- a CDS encoding COP23 domain-containing protein, with protein sequence MKHQWKTTIPRSGFAITIATLALSSILSWGSTVQALPPVDNTDDNSNSTAMPDVDPSEEANTGTQFTCVSQGDGNVATVGQRPGGEPIPVIIWTSASLKYFGEKFTPQSRCQIVTPKLNAAVAESGGSLKDVVLMSGRVRNKTVICVVSVNDTGCDGNNTLFTLNPDNAKKPEEILTQMMQISREGSSAGVIRETKGRVQVTLSDLLPRKNKNNRVPRQIRKKPAIRNKSGGL encoded by the coding sequence ATGAAACATCAATGGAAAACAACGATTCCGAGGTCGGGCTTCGCTATCACAATTGCCACCTTAGCCCTATCCAGTATTTTGTCCTGGGGATCTACGGTTCAAGCCTTACCACCTGTGGATAATACAGATGATAATAGTAACAGTACTGCCATGCCGGATGTAGACCCATCGGAGGAAGCCAACACTGGAACTCAATTTACCTGTGTATCCCAAGGTGATGGTAACGTAGCTACAGTTGGTCAGCGACCTGGTGGAGAACCAATCCCTGTAATTATTTGGACTTCAGCATCTTTAAAATACTTTGGTGAGAAATTTACTCCTCAAAGCCGTTGCCAAATCGTCACACCGAAATTAAATGCGGCTGTAGCTGAAAGTGGCGGTAGCCTCAAAGATGTCGTGTTGATGAGCGGTAGAGTCCGCAATAAAACTGTCATTTGCGTGGTTTCTGTCAATGACACTGGTTGTGATGGTAATAATACTCTATTTACTTTAAACCCGGACAACGCCAAAAAGCCAGAGGAAATTCTTACCCAAATGATGCAAATCAGTCGTGAGGGTTCTAGTGCTGGCGTAATTCGGGAAACAAAAGGTCGTGTACAGGTAACATTGAGCGATTTACTACCCAGAAAGAATAAGAATAATCGCGTACCTCGGCAAATCAGAAAAAAACCTGCTATTAGAAATAAGTCTGGTGGTTTGTAA
- a CDS encoding photosystem II high light acclimation radical SAM protein produces the protein MNANKILYVRLPCNPIFPIGVVYLADHVHKLFPHAEQRIFDLGTIPPLDYTSALDRSIDEFQPTLLVFSWRDIQIYAPVGGRGGNPLQNAFEFYYAKNPLIKLRGAFGGLRIFIAYYVELWRNLGLVKRGLKRAQKYQSQARVVLGGGAVSVFYEQLGKSSPPGTIISVGEGETLLTKLLNGEDFRDERCYVVGENQPRQRLIHEQPTPLEKTVCNYDYIETIWPEFNYYLQEQDFYIGVQTKRGCPHNCCYCVYTVVEGKQVRINPSDEVVAEIRELYNRGIRNFWFTDAQFIPARKFIDDAVELLQKIVDSGMSDIHWAAYIRADNLTPELCELMVKTGMNYFEIGITSGSQELVRKMRMGYNLRTVLQNCRDLKSAGFNDVVSVNYSFNVIDERPETIRQTIAYHRELERIFGADKVEPAIFFIGLQPHTHLEEYAFKEGILKPGYDPMSLMPWTAKKLLWNPEPLGSFFGEVCLQAWRQNPNDFGREVMNILEIKLGCADLEDALSAPIEKPEKQLAAVL, from the coding sequence ATGAACGCAAATAAAATCCTCTACGTTCGCCTTCCCTGTAACCCCATCTTTCCCATTGGTGTTGTCTATCTTGCAGATCATGTTCACAAGCTATTTCCCCATGCAGAACAGCGGATTTTTGACTTAGGCACAATCCCCCCGCTAGATTATACTTCTGCCTTAGACAGATCTATTGACGAGTTTCAACCCACATTGCTCGTCTTTTCTTGGCGGGATATTCAAATTTATGCGCCAGTAGGTGGACGGGGCGGTAATCCTCTCCAAAACGCCTTTGAATTTTACTACGCAAAAAATCCCTTGATTAAATTGCGTGGTGCTTTTGGCGGATTACGAATTTTTATTGCTTATTATGTAGAATTATGGCGCAATTTAGGATTAGTTAAACGGGGTTTAAAACGCGCCCAAAAATATCAATCTCAAGCCCGTGTAGTCTTAGGTGGCGGTGCAGTTAGCGTCTTTTATGAACAGTTGGGTAAAAGCTCACCGCCCGGAACGATCATTTCTGTAGGTGAAGGAGAAACCCTGCTGACAAAACTACTTAATGGTGAAGATTTTCGAGATGAGCGCTGTTATGTAGTGGGGGAAAATCAACCCCGTCAACGCCTAATTCACGAACAACCTACACCCCTAGAAAAAACAGTTTGTAATTACGATTACATCGAAACCATTTGGCCAGAATTTAATTATTACCTGCAAGAACAGGATTTTTATATTGGTGTCCAAACCAAACGTGGTTGTCCTCATAATTGCTGTTATTGTGTTTATACAGTAGTCGAGGGTAAACAAGTCCGCATTAACCCTAGTGACGAAGTTGTTGCGGAAATTCGAGAATTATACAATCGAGGAATTCGTAACTTTTGGTTTACAGATGCTCAATTTATTCCCGCCCGTAAATTCATTGATGATGCTGTAGAACTTCTCCAGAAAATCGTTGATTCGGGAATGTCAGATATTCATTGGGCAGCATACATTAGAGCCGACAACTTAACACCCGAATTGTGTGAGTTGATGGTAAAAACAGGCATGAATTATTTTGAAATCGGCATTACAAGCGGTTCTCAAGAACTGGTTCGCAAAATGCGAATGGGTTATAACTTACGAACTGTTTTACAAAATTGTCGTGATTTAAAATCCGCCGGTTTCAATGATGTAGTTTCTGTTAACTACTCCTTTAATGTAATAGATGAACGTCCTGAAACTATTCGCCAAACTATTGCTTATCACCGCGAACTCGAACGGATTTTTGGGGCTGATAAAGTTGAACCTGCTATTTTCTTTATTGGACTCCAACCCCATACCCATTTAGAAGAATATGCCTTTAAAGAGGGGATTCTCAAACCTGGTTATGATCCGATGAGTTTAATGCCTTGGACAGCAAAAAAACTCCTTTGGAATCCTGAACCATTAGGTTCTTTCTTTGGTGAAGTTTGCTTACAAGCTTGGCGACAAAATCCCAATGACTTCGGACGGGAAGTGATGAATATTTTGGAAATCAAATTGGGTTGCGCTGATTTGGAAGATGCACTTTCTGCACCCATAGAAAAACCAGAAAAACAATTGGCTGCCGTATTATAG
- a CDS encoding pentapeptide repeat-containing protein, which produces MNIETIRLGQNKQLPGANLEDEDLSHLDLRKINLTGAKLVGTDFTGSKLEGGHFEGANLMGANLQETDLRANLMGANLMQANLTSADLRGSNLRGSNLMGAILNDASLAGAFLSGANLHGVNLQSVDLRCADLRGANLTEANLKGADLSGADLQGAVLIEANLEEADLRAANLAGADLTGANLLCAELDAVKLNGANLDRVCLRGTVLEAIAGVRSQESGVRS; this is translated from the coding sequence ATGAATATAGAAACCATTAGATTAGGGCAAAACAAACAACTCCCCGGTGCAAATTTAGAAGATGAGGATCTATCTCACCTAGATTTAAGGAAGATAAATTTAACAGGGGCTAAACTGGTGGGGACTGACTTCACTGGTTCTAAATTAGAGGGTGGTCATTTTGAAGGTGCAAATTTAATGGGGGCTAATCTGCAAGAAACCGACTTGCGGGCTAACCTGATGGGTGCAAACTTGATGCAGGCTAACTTGACAAGTGCGGATTTACGTGGTAGCAACTTACGGGGTAGTAACTTGATGGGAGCAATCCTCAACGATGCGTCTTTAGCGGGTGCTTTTTTAAGTGGTGCTAATTTGCATGGTGTAAATTTGCAGAGTGTTGACTTGCGATGTGCAGATTTACGAGGTGCAAATTTAACTGAAGCTAATCTCAAAGGTGCAGATTTAAGCGGTGCAGATCTACAAGGTGCTGTACTAATTGAAGCGAATCTTGAAGAAGCAGATTTAAGAGCAGCAAATTTAGCAGGGGCTGATTTGACCGGAGCTAATTTACTCTGTGCTGAATTAGATGCAGTGAAGTTAAATGGCGCAAATTTAGATCGGGTGTGTTTGCGGGGAACAGTTTTGGAAGCTATAGCAGGAGTCAGGAGTCAGGAGTCAGGAGTTAGGAGTTAG
- a CDS encoding peroxiredoxin has product MTLTYGTEGCLRIGQQAPDFTATTVVDQEFKSIKLSDYRGRYVVLMFYPLNFTFVCPTEVTAFSDRYAEFSQLNTEILGISVDSEFSHLAWIQTDRKSGGVGDINYPLVSDIKKEISAAYNVLDPTAGIALRGLFIIDKDGILQHSTINNLAFGRNVDETLRTLQAIQHVQSHSDEVCPVNWQPGDKTMNPDPVKSKIYFADI; this is encoded by the coding sequence ATGACACTTACCTATGGAACAGAGGGATGTCTCCGGATTGGTCAGCAGGCTCCCGATTTTACAGCAACAACCGTAGTAGATCAGGAGTTTAAGTCAATTAAATTGTCTGACTATCGTGGTAGATATGTTGTTCTGATGTTCTACCCCTTAAATTTTACCTTTGTTTGTCCCACTGAAGTTACAGCATTTAGCGATCGCTACGCAGAATTTAGCCAACTAAATACAGAAATTTTGGGTATTTCCGTTGATAGTGAATTTTCTCACCTCGCTTGGATTCAAACAGATCGTAAATCTGGTGGAGTCGGTGACATAAATTATCCCCTAGTTTCTGACATCAAAAAAGAAATTAGTGCCGCTTATAACGTTCTCGATCCCACCGCTGGTATTGCTTTACGCGGTTTATTTATCATAGATAAAGATGGCATTCTACAACACTCCACTATTAATAATCTAGCCTTTGGTCGGAATGTAGATGAAACCCTGCGAACATTACAAGCAATTCAGCACGTTCAGTCCCATAGCGATGAAGTTTGTCCTGTTAATTGGCAACCTGGGGACAAAACCATGAATCCTGATCCCGTGAAGTCTAAAATTTACTTTGCTGATATTTAG
- the rfbC gene encoding dTDP-4-dehydrorhamnose 3,5-epimerase, producing MNIIPTSIPDILLLEPKVFQDSRGFFFESYNQKTFTEKLGITANFVQDNHSKSEYNVLRGLHYQSIQPQGKLVRAIVGTIFDVAVDIRKNSSTFGQWVGYELSAENKRQLWIPAGFAHGFLVLSEIAEVIYKATDYYTPGGDRAILWNDPDLAIDWPLETPPILSAKDGSASTFKNAEVYE from the coding sequence ATGAATATTATCCCCACCTCTATTCCTGATATCCTCCTCCTAGAACCCAAAGTATTCCAAGACTCACGGGGCTTTTTCTTCGAATCCTACAATCAAAAAACATTCACAGAAAAACTGGGAATCACAGCCAACTTCGTCCAAGATAATCACTCCAAATCTGAATACAATGTGCTACGAGGATTGCATTATCAAAGCATCCAACCTCAAGGTAAATTAGTCCGCGCTATTGTTGGGACAATTTTTGATGTTGCAGTAGACATTAGAAAAAATTCCTCTACCTTTGGACAATGGGTAGGTTACGAACTCAGCGCCGAAAACAAACGCCAATTGTGGATACCAGCAGGATTTGCTCACGGGTTTCTCGTGCTTTCAGAAATTGCCGAAGTTATCTATAAAGCTACAGATTATTATACACCAGGAGGCGATCGCGCTATCCTTTGGAATGATCCAGATTTAGCTATAGATTGGCCTCTAGAAACACCCCCAATTTTATCAGCTAAAGATGGTAGCGCTTCAACCTTTAAAAACGCCGAAGTTTATGAGTAA